A region of Moorena producens PAL-8-15-08-1 DNA encodes the following proteins:
- a CDS encoding hybrid sensor histidine kinase/response regulator has product MTYDQDKNLILVVDDTPTNLSVISQALHNAGFTVAVETDGESAIEQVNYNQPDLILLDVMMPGIDGFETCKRLKANPSNRDIPVIFMTALTDTVDKVKGLSIGAVDYITKPFQQDEVLARVRIHLQIRNLTRTLDEQNARLKQEVAERAAAETRLSKTFQQLKEAQEQIIATEKLAYLGTLTAGVAHELRNPLNFVNNYAEGSMELAEELIEEFKIQLEHIETTTASYIKDTLTELRDNSLAIKRHGQRAEGIIQSMMQHARTDSTQLQLTDLNTVLAQAIQLAYHSVRAKNHQFNVTIKTDYDDSIGQLELVSSDISRAFINIIENACYALQSKQKNIGEEFTPMLWVKTLRLSDSVEIRIGDNGTGIPPEIKEKIFHPFFTTKPTGEGTGLGLSLTYDIIIGQHRGTLNVDTELEAYTEFIICLPLRNLDSRN; this is encoded by the coding sequence GTGACATACGATCAAGACAAAAATCTCATCTTAGTTGTAGATGATACACCCACCAATTTATCAGTTATATCTCAGGCTTTGCACAATGCTGGCTTTACGGTTGCTGTGGAAACAGATGGTGAAAGTGCGATTGAACAAGTTAACTATAATCAACCCGATCTAATTCTATTGGACGTAATGATGCCAGGAATTGACGGATTTGAGACTTGCAAAAGACTAAAGGCAAACCCCTCAAATCGAGACATCCCGGTAATTTTCATGACCGCACTGACTGACACAGTTGATAAGGTCAAAGGTCTTTCCATCGGAGCCGTCGATTACATCACCAAACCGTTTCAACAAGACGAGGTATTGGCTAGAGTAAGGATACATCTACAAATAAGAAATTTGACTAGAACTCTTGATGAGCAAAATGCCCGTTTGAAACAAGAAGTTGCGGAACGTGCAGCGGCGGAAACGAGGTTAAGTAAAACTTTCCAACAGCTTAAGGAAGCCCAAGAGCAAATTATTGCCACAGAGAAACTAGCATACCTCGGCACCTTAACTGCAGGGGTTGCCCATGAACTGAGGAATCCTCTCAACTTTGTTAACAATTATGCCGAAGGTTCGATGGAGTTAGCTGAGGAACTCATCGAAGAATTTAAAATACAATTAGAGCATATAGAAACAACAACAGCTAGCTATATCAAAGACACCTTGACAGAACTGCGAGACAATTCTCTCGCTATCAAACGTCATGGTCAAAGAGCCGAGGGCATCATTCAAAGTATGATGCAGCATGCCCGAACTGACAGTACTCAACTCCAACTGACTGACCTCAATACTGTATTAGCCCAAGCTATCCAGTTGGCTTATCACAGTGTTCGTGCCAAGAATCATCAGTTCAATGTCACGATTAAAACTGACTATGATGATTCCATTGGTCAACTGGAGTTGGTGTCTAGTGATATTAGTCGTGCCTTTATTAACATTATCGAAAATGCTTGCTATGCCCTCCAGAGCAAGCAGAAGAACATCGGTGAAGAATTTACCCCCATGCTTTGGGTGAAGACATTGCGCTTAAGTGACTCAGTAGAAATTCGGATTGGTGATAATGGTACTGGTATCCCGCCTGAAATTAAGGAGAAGATATTCCATCCTTTCTTTACTACTAAACCTACGGGAGAAGGAACAGGCTTAGGATTATCCTTAACCTATGATATTATCATTGGACAGCATAGAGGAACACTGAATGTGGACACTGAATTGGAAGCTTATACCGAATTTATAATTTGCCTACCCTTAAGGAATTTAGACAGCCGCAACTGA
- a CDS encoding lipoate--protein ligase family protein gives MAIDQWLLAQHQRGKHPPVLRFYTWASPTISLGYHQRRWPEFWEQLTWASQPVELVRRPSGGRAVLHQGDLTYMVVNSGLTGKRLDAYHQICEFLIQGWRSLGVELHYGSAGRGYINNPNCFGTATGADLVLADGSKLIGSAQLRRGNVILQHGSIRLEPDAGLYTHVFGEAPPSFNLPMAQQGDALINIVVDALTHAAADCFGVELVEKPLSNQEWQEILALVNSNQNKSG, from the coding sequence ATGGCCATTGACCAGTGGCTACTAGCCCAGCACCAACGGGGAAAACATCCCCCAGTATTGCGATTTTATACCTGGGCATCACCAACCATCTCTCTTGGCTACCATCAACGCCGTTGGCCTGAGTTCTGGGAACAACTCACTTGGGCATCACAACCAGTAGAGCTGGTAAGGCGTCCCAGTGGTGGTAGAGCTGTGCTACATCAGGGAGATTTGACCTATATGGTGGTTAATTCCGGGTTGACTGGTAAACGTCTTGATGCCTATCACCAAATTTGTGAGTTTTTGATTCAGGGGTGGCGCTCCCTTGGTGTAGAGTTGCACTATGGTTCAGCTGGACGGGGGTATATTAACAATCCCAACTGTTTCGGGACTGCTACTGGTGCCGATTTAGTGTTGGCAGATGGTTCTAAACTGATTGGTAGTGCTCAATTGCGCCGTGGTAATGTGATTTTGCAGCATGGCTCAATTCGCTTAGAACCAGATGCTGGACTGTATACTCACGTGTTTGGGGAAGCGCCCCCTTCCTTTAATCTACCCATGGCTCAACAGGGAGATGCCTTAATAAACATTGTGGTGGATGCCCTAACTCATGCTGCTGCTGATTGTTTTGGTGTGGAGTTGGTAGAGAAGCCTTTATCAAATCAGGAGTGGCAAGAAATTCTGGCTTTGGTAAATAGCAATCAGAACAAATCTGGTTGA
- a CDS encoding YbjN domain-containing protein, with protein MTNPQPNPDTLSSQDLSMAEIVASEFNQTMTAVNYVENIETVISSLEQNNSAMVSHSEEGYLWKFQYGSVEVFVQLTGSTDDDTFTAWSSVMHLPAKDEATLMRKLLEMNWYDTFESRFAIVEDQVVVLSTRTVAELSPGEISRAITVVATIADDNDDLLQAEFGAA; from the coding sequence ATGACAAACCCACAGCCGAATCCTGACACTCTATCTAGTCAAGACTTGTCAATGGCAGAAATCGTTGCCAGTGAGTTCAACCAGACTATGACTGCCGTTAACTATGTCGAAAACATTGAAACGGTTATCTCCAGCCTGGAACAAAACAATAGCGCTATGGTAAGCCACAGTGAAGAAGGCTACTTGTGGAAGTTTCAGTACGGTAGCGTGGAAGTATTCGTTCAGCTCACTGGTTCCACAGATGATGACACCTTTACAGCTTGGTCTTCTGTGATGCATCTACCTGCCAAAGACGAGGCAACATTGATGCGCAAGCTCCTGGAAATGAACTGGTATGACACCTTTGAATCCCGCTTTGCTATTGTCGAGGATCAAGTTGTCGTGTTATCCACGCGAACTGTTGCTGAATTGTCCCCAGGGGAAATTTCTCGCGCCATTACCGTGGTAGCCACTATCGCCGATGACAATGATGACTTATTACAAGCTGAGTTTGGTGCGGCCTAA
- a CDS encoding RNA-guided endonuclease InsQ/TnpB family protein, which translates to MILNYTYRLKPDARQVELLCEWLETCRASYNYALRELKDYISSRKCAIDRCSLESEYIMSADYPFPGYQQQQNNLPKAKKEFPRLKAVPSQVLQTNIRRLHDAWDFFVKRGFGFPRFKKYGQMKSMLFPQFKTNPITGWHIKLPKLGRVPINLHRPIPEGFAIKQVRVVKKAVGWFAVVTIESDLQIPDPMPHGHVIGVDVGLLSYCATSDGFVEPGRKFFKDLHRRLKVLQRRLSKKQKRSANYEKARIKVEKQHNHIAFKRKDYQFKLAHCLCDMADTIFLEDIDFRIMAKGFLGKHSLDGAFGQFRTILKYVGKRRNVFVDQVDHRGSSQTCPNCRVEVRKELEDRVHTCPECSYSVDRDVAAAQELCNRGIEKLSTQGLWGKEIGCQVGLSGAFSLDKWRRAAMSNSDIGKPALYPSG; encoded by the coding sequence ATGATATTGAATTACACCTATCGCCTAAAACCAGATGCTAGACAAGTAGAGCTGCTTTGTGAGTGGCTAGAAACTTGTCGAGCGTCCTACAACTACGCACTTAGGGAGCTAAAAGACTACATAAGCTCTCGAAAATGTGCCATAGATAGGTGTAGTTTGGAGTCGGAATACATCATGAGTGCCGATTATCCGTTTCCTGGGTATCAGCAACAGCAAAACAACCTTCCCAAAGCTAAAAAAGAGTTTCCCAGGCTCAAAGCAGTTCCCTCACAGGTGCTACAAACTAATATCAGAAGACTGCACGACGCTTGGGACTTCTTTGTCAAACGCGGCTTCGGCTTTCCGAGGTTCAAAAAGTATGGACAAATGAAGTCAATGCTTTTCCCTCAGTTCAAAACCAATCCCATTACTGGATGGCATATAAAGCTACCAAAGCTAGGCAGGGTGCCAATCAACTTGCATCGACCAATACCAGAAGGGTTTGCCATCAAGCAAGTAAGAGTAGTCAAAAAAGCTGTGGGTTGGTTTGCAGTTGTTACTATCGAGTCGGATCTTCAAATTCCTGACCCAATGCCTCACGGTCATGTGATTGGGGTTGATGTCGGCTTGTTGTCTTACTGCGCTACTAGTGATGGTTTTGTCGAACCTGGGCGTAAATTCTTCAAAGATCTACATCGTCGGCTGAAAGTGCTACAACGTAGATTATCAAAGAAACAAAAACGTTCGGCTAACTACGAGAAAGCCAGGATTAAGGTAGAAAAGCAGCACAATCACATTGCCTTCAAGAGAAAAGATTATCAGTTCAAGCTAGCTCACTGTCTCTGCGACATGGCGGATACAATCTTCTTAGAGGATATTGATTTCCGGATCATGGCAAAAGGGTTTTTAGGTAAACACAGTCTAGACGGAGCGTTTGGTCAATTTCGTACCATTCTCAAATACGTAGGAAAGCGACGCAATGTATTTGTCGATCAAGTTGACCACAGAGGCAGTAGCCAGACCTGCCCTAACTGCCGCGTTGAAGTCAGGAAAGAACTAGAAGATCGGGTGCATACCTGTCCTGAATGTAGCTACTCTGTCGATAGAGATGTTGCCGCAGCTCAAGAACTGTGTAATCGAGGCATAGAAAAACTTAGTACCCAGGGACTCTGGGGGAAAGAAATTGGCTGTCAAGTCGGGCTGTCGGGGGCATTTAGCCTAGATAAGTGGCGTAGGGCAGCAATGTCCAATAGTGATATTGGGAAGCCCGCGCTATACCCTTCGGGTTAG
- a CDS encoding ferritin-like domain-containing protein yields MTVAYPHKSNNGMGAREILPHVVRDRKLHLVMLNRYRYNEQHSCLDLTDLVENLDGQPKELVRDLSHHIADEARHAMWLTDLLMELGADIGKPPGVSYIKEFDRLIDQESYKEQGKLNDGLIAGLAAINVTEKRGCEYFSAHIKALKEAPKTEENIKILKTIEQIFPEEVGHVRWGNRWLAQIAKKSPEHRQKVEQAKCQYVAIEQAAYESGIDLMAGAELRRLNNLLEVAHTLPVWERPQYLIERLPQTLLAPELQMTRIQVAQKAWQQDPQGFIEKFVPMFLNGFNQVSKNQQKAVS; encoded by the coding sequence ATGACAGTTGCATATCCTCACAAATCAAACAACGGCATGGGTGCTCGTGAAATCCTGCCACATGTGGTACGCGATCGCAAACTTCACCTGGTCATGCTCAACCGCTATCGCTACAACGAACAACACAGTTGCCTAGATCTCACGGATTTGGTAGAAAACCTGGATGGTCAGCCAAAAGAACTGGTGCGGGATCTATCTCATCACATTGCTGACGAAGCTCGTCATGCCATGTGGCTGACTGACCTACTCATGGAACTGGGGGCAGATATTGGTAAGCCCCCAGGAGTGTCCTACATCAAGGAATTTGATCGACTAATCGACCAGGAAAGCTATAAAGAACAAGGAAAGCTCAACGATGGACTGATCGCTGGTTTGGCAGCAATTAATGTCACCGAAAAACGGGGATGTGAGTACTTCTCAGCTCACATCAAAGCATTAAAAGAGGCACCGAAAACGGAAGAAAATATTAAGATTCTTAAAACCATTGAACAGATTTTCCCAGAGGAAGTTGGTCATGTCCGTTGGGGGAATCGGTGGTTGGCACAAATTGCCAAGAAAAGCCCAGAACATCGACAGAAGGTAGAACAGGCAAAGTGCCAGTATGTAGCCATTGAACAGGCGGCTTATGAATCTGGTATCGATCTGATGGCAGGTGCTGAACTGCGCCGACTCAATAACTTGCTGGAGGTTGCCCATACCTTGCCAGTGTGGGAACGTCCTCAGTACCTGATCGAGCGCTTACCCCAAACCTTGCTAGCCCCTGAACTGCAAATGACCAGGATTCAGGTAGCACAAAAGGCTTGGCAGCAAGATCCACAAGGGTTTATAGAAAAATTTGTGCCTATGTTTTTGAACGGTTTTAATCAGGTATCTAAAAATCAGCAAAAAGCAGTCTCCTAG
- the glnA gene encoding type I glutamate--ammonia ligase, with amino-acid sequence MPETPQDVLKMIQDENIKIIDLKFIDMPGIWQHCSFYQDQIEESSFDEGVPFDGSSIRGWKAINESDMAMVPDPKTAWIDPFMKEPTLSMICSIKEPRTGEWYSRDPRSIAQKALDYLSSTGIGDTAFFGPEAEFFVFDDVRFDQTENQCYYYVDSVEGRWNSGREEAGGNLAYKPRYKEGYFPVAPTDTLQDMRTEMLLTMAECGVPIEKHHHEVATGGQNELGFRFGTLIKAADDLMIYKYVIKNVAKKYGRTVTFMPKPIFNDNGSGMHTHQSIWKDGEPLFWGDGYANLSKMALNYIGGLLKHAPALLALTNPSTNSYKRLVPGFEAPVNLAYSQGNRSASIRIPLSGPNPKAKRLEFRCPDATCNPYLAFAAMLCAGIDGIKNEIEPGDSLDVDIYDLSPEELSKIPSTPASLEDALAALEKDHTFLTESGVFTEDFITNWIEFKLDNEVNPMRLRPHPYEFALYYDV; translated from the coding sequence ATGCCTGAAACCCCACAAGACGTCTTGAAAATGATTCAAGACGAAAACATAAAAATCATCGACCTTAAATTCATTGATATGCCAGGGATCTGGCAGCACTGCTCGTTTTACCAAGACCAAATAGAAGAGAGTTCCTTTGACGAAGGAGTTCCCTTCGATGGTTCAAGCATTCGGGGTTGGAAAGCAATCAACGAATCTGACATGGCAATGGTTCCTGATCCCAAAACGGCTTGGATCGACCCATTTATGAAAGAACCAACCCTGAGCATGATTTGCAGCATTAAGGAACCGCGTACAGGGGAATGGTACAGCCGCGATCCTCGCAGCATTGCTCAGAAAGCCCTTGACTATCTGAGCAGCACTGGCATTGGGGATACCGCCTTCTTTGGTCCAGAAGCTGAATTCTTTGTTTTTGATGATGTTCGCTTTGACCAAACCGAGAACCAGTGCTACTACTATGTAGACAGCGTTGAAGGTCGTTGGAATTCTGGTCGAGAAGAAGCAGGTGGTAACCTCGCATATAAGCCTCGCTATAAAGAAGGTTATTTCCCTGTTGCCCCCACGGACACCCTGCAAGACATGCGTACCGAAATGCTGCTAACCATGGCAGAGTGCGGTGTACCCATTGAAAAGCACCACCACGAGGTGGCTACAGGTGGACAGAACGAGTTGGGTTTTCGCTTTGGCACCCTAATTAAGGCTGCTGACGATCTGATGATTTATAAGTATGTCATCAAAAATGTTGCCAAGAAGTATGGCAGAACTGTCACCTTCATGCCCAAACCAATCTTTAACGACAATGGTTCCGGGATGCATACCCATCAATCGATCTGGAAGGATGGAGAACCCTTATTCTGGGGTGATGGTTACGCCAACCTAAGTAAAATGGCGCTCAATTACATCGGTGGTTTACTCAAGCACGCCCCGGCTCTGTTGGCACTTACCAACCCCAGCACTAACTCCTACAAGCGTCTGGTACCTGGGTTTGAAGCGCCCGTGAACTTAGCTTATTCCCAAGGTAACCGTTCAGCTTCCATCCGCATTCCTCTGTCTGGCCCCAATCCCAAGGCCAAGCGGTTAGAGTTCCGTTGCCCTGATGCCACCTGTAACCCCTATCTCGCCTTCGCCGCCATGCTCTGTGCTGGTATTGATGGGATCAAGAACGAGATTGAACCCGGTGATTCTTTAGATGTGGATATTTACGACCTCTCTCCAGAGGAATTGAGCAAAATTCCATCCACCCCCGCTTCTCTAGAGGATGCTCTGGCAGCCTTAGAAAAGGATCATACCTTCTTGACTGAATCAGGAGTATTCACCGAAGACTTCATTACCAACTGGATTGAATTCAAACTAGACAACGAAGTCAACCCCATGCGGTTGCGGCCTCATCCCTATGAGTTCGCACTATACTACGATGTCTAG
- the apcB gene encoding allophycocyanin subunit beta → MRDLVTNLIRNYDSSGRYLDRDAIDSLKSYFETGTARVAVATLINGNAASIVKQASAQLYEEVPELLRPGGNSYTTRRYAACLRDLDYYLRYASYALVAGDTNVLDERVLQGLRETYNSLGVPIAPTVRGIEIMKDMVKAMAKEAGIGNIGFVDQPFDHMNREFSETDV, encoded by the coding sequence ATGAGGGATTTAGTCACAAACTTGATTAGGAATTATGATAGCTCAGGTCGCTACCTAGATCGGGATGCCATCGATTCACTTAAGTCTTACTTTGAAACTGGCACCGCTCGGGTGGCTGTAGCTACTTTAATCAATGGCAATGCTGCTTCTATTGTCAAGCAAGCGTCAGCACAACTGTATGAGGAAGTTCCTGAACTGTTGCGTCCAGGTGGCAATTCTTATACAACTCGTCGTTATGCTGCTTGTTTACGAGATCTGGATTATTACCTGCGCTATGCTAGTTATGCCCTAGTTGCTGGTGATACCAATGTCTTGGATGAGCGGGTTCTACAAGGGTTGCGGGAAACTTATAATTCCCTAGGTGTGCCCATCGCTCCAACGGTTCGTGGGATTGAGATTATGAAAGATATGGTCAAAGCAATGGCCAAAGAAGCTGGTATCGGGAATATCGGATTTGTTGATCAGCCCTTTGACCACATGAATCGTGAGTTTAGCGAAACAGATGTTTAA
- a CDS encoding SOS response-associated peptidase, with product MCGRFTLTTIGLSVARAFNLDDVPTQEARYNIAPTQLVATVLNPSNDSERQWQLFRWGLIPSWAKDIKIGAKLINARAETVAEKPAFRSAFRRRRCLVVADGFYEWRRKDGKKQPLYFQRKDKRPFAFAGLWDRWKNPAGEIIASCTIITTVANDLISPIHDRMPVILEPRDYDFWLHNQVSQRELLQPLLIPYDAEKMSVYPVSTTVNNVRNNSPECIIPVEIDHKSNSPYHSTYILNHHDGFYSKF from the coding sequence ATGTGTGGTAGATTCACCCTGACAACTATAGGGTTAAGCGTAGCGCGAGCTTTTAATTTAGATGATGTACCAACCCAAGAGGCTCGGTACAATATTGCCCCTACTCAGCTGGTAGCAACAGTCTTAAACCCCTCAAACGATAGCGAGCGACAATGGCAATTGTTTCGTTGGGGTTTAATTCCTAGTTGGGCAAAGGATATTAAAATTGGTGCAAAGCTGATTAATGCTAGAGCAGAAACGGTAGCAGAAAAGCCAGCATTTCGTAGTGCATTCCGTCGTCGGCGTTGCTTGGTTGTAGCGGATGGTTTTTATGAGTGGCGAAGAAAAGATGGCAAGAAGCAACCGTTGTATTTCCAGAGGAAAGATAAGCGTCCGTTTGCTTTTGCAGGACTTTGGGATCGTTGGAAAAATCCAGCGGGTGAGATAATTGCTTCTTGTACAATTATAACCACAGTAGCTAATGACCTTATCAGTCCGATTCATGATCGGATGCCAGTCATATTAGAACCTAGGGATTATGATTTCTGGCTGCATAATCAGGTAAGTCAACGGGAGCTATTGCAGCCACTACTGATTCCCTATGATGCCGAAAAGATGAGTGTTTATCCCGTTAGTACTACTGTGAATAATGTCAGAAATAATAGTCCTGAGTGTATCATCCCTGTGGAAATTGATCATAAGTCCAATAGTCCCTACCATTCTACCTACATTTTAAATCACCATGACGGCTTTTACAGTAAATTTTAA
- a CDS encoding Uma2 family endonuclease, translating into MTAFTVNFNSIIQLTDDQFYQLCRNNPEIKFERNAKGEVIIMSPTGGETGKQNFELATDFGIWNRQAKLGVCFDSSTCFKLPNGADRSPDVAWIKQQRWDSLKPEQRQKFPPICPDFVLELMSPSDRLTVTQAKMEEYLANGVRLGWLINPQSRQVEIYRPGQVVEVLESPKTLSGEEVLPGFVLNLNYLW; encoded by the coding sequence ATGACGGCTTTTACAGTAAATTTTAATTCCATTATCCAACTGACCGATGACCAATTCTATCAGTTATGTCGAAATAACCCGGAGATTAAATTTGAGCGCAATGCTAAGGGAGAAGTGATTATTATGTCACCTACTGGGGGAGAAACTGGTAAACAAAATTTTGAACTAGCTACTGATTTTGGAATTTGGAATCGACAAGCTAAATTAGGAGTTTGTTTTGACTCTTCGACATGCTTTAAACTCCCTAATGGTGCTGACCGTTCTCCGGATGTAGCATGGATTAAACAACAACGCTGGGATTCACTTAAACCAGAGCAACGCCAGAAGTTTCCACCGATTTGCCCGGATTTTGTTCTAGAATTAATGTCTCCAAGTGATAGGTTAACGGTGACTCAAGCCAAGATGGAGGAATATCTAGCAAATGGGGTACGTCTGGGCTGGTTAATTAATCCTCAATCACGGCAAGTGGAAATTTATCGACCAGGACAAGTGGTGGAGGTGTTGGAGTCTCCTAAGACTTTATCAGGGGAGGAGGTTTTGCCTGGGTTTGTCCTAAATTTAAACTATCTTTGGTAA
- a CDS encoding Uma2 family endonuclease — MTAFTVNFNSIIQLTDEQFYQLCRNNPEIKFERNAKGEVIIMSPTGGETGNRNSEINADFVIWNRRTKLGKVFDSSTCFKLPNGADRSPDVAWIQQKRWDSLKPEQRQKFPPICPDFVLELMSPSDRLTVTQSKMEEYRKNGVSLGWLINPQRRQVEIYRPGQVVEVLESPKSLSGEEVLPGFVLDLHYLW, encoded by the coding sequence ATGACTGCTTTTACAGTAAATTTTAATTCCATTATCCAACTTACCGATGAGCAATTTTATCAGTTATGTCGAAATAACCCGGAGATTAAATTTGAGCGCAATGCCAAGGGAGAAGTGATTATTATGTCACCTACTGGCGGAGAAACTGGTAACCGTAATTCAGAAATAAATGCTGATTTTGTGATCTGGAATCGACGAACTAAGCTAGGTAAAGTTTTTGATTCATCGACATGCTTTAAACTCCCTAATGGTGCTGACCGTTCTCCGGATGTAGCGTGGATTCAACAAAAACGCTGGGATTCACTTAAACCAGAGCAACGCCAGAAGTTTCCACCGATTTGCCCGGATTTTGTGCTAGAATTAATGTCTCCAAGTGATAGGTTAACGGTGACTCAATCCAAGATGGAGGAATATCGAAAAAATGGGGTAAGTCTGGGCTGGTTAATTAATCCTCAACGACGGCAAGTAGAAATTTATCGACCAGGTCAAGTTGTGGAGGTGTTGGAGTCTCCTAAGAGTTTATCAGGGGAGGAGGTTTTGCCTGGGTTTGTCCTGGATTTACACTATCTTTGGTAA
- a CDS encoding helix-turn-helix domain-containing protein — protein sequence MIDTTQAAYLLGICPQRVRQLLKEGRIQGAEKVGRFWRIPLYNGMPKIVPGSRGPQGSWRKQPSKSLTHIYLNSEVLHKNETNHTTDPVITVKRGNRDINCHYVEISGPSRLVYRPESPKNGGATLWIEVEPNVEVVTKVFGQY from the coding sequence ATGATAGATACCACCCAAGCTGCCTATCTTCTAGGTATTTGTCCTCAACGAGTTCGCCAACTCCTAAAAGAGGGCAGAATTCAAGGAGCCGAAAAAGTTGGTCGCTTTTGGCGGATTCCCCTATATAACGGTATGCCCAAGATAGTTCCCGGTAGCCGAGGACCACAAGGCTCCTGGAGAAAACAGCCCAGCAAATCCCTGACTCACATCTACCTCAACTCCGAAGTACTTCACAAGAATGAAACAAACCATACAACAGACCCAGTGATTACAGTTAAACGGGGTAATCGCGATATCAACTGTCATTATGTAGAAATCAGCGGGCCATCCCGGTTAGTCTATCGACCCGAATCTCCCAAGAATGGTGGTGCCACCCTTTGGATAGAGGTTGAGCCTAATGTGGAGGTTGTAACTAAGGTTTTTGGTCAGTATTAA